CCCACCCACCTCGGGGACCCACGGCTGCATGCCAGGGCTGTGGGAAAGCAGGCTGGGGCTCCTACCTAGCCCCAGACGTCCCCTTCTCTGCACTGGCCTCCCCCCAGCTCAGCTGACCATGAGGGGAGACAGACCCCCAGGCAGTGGCAAAGGGGAGTGGTGAAACAGAGAGGCAGGCTAGGCTGCCCAGCTGGAGCACAAGTGGTGTGTCCTCTGGTCTGTCCCCAGGAGACCGCCCCGGGCCTCCAGCGTTCCCAACTGCTCAAGGCAGGGCTGGATCAGTACCTGGGGACAGTGGGAGGCATCCTTTGTGACTCCCTTGTTCTCAGGAACCAATGGTGGACCCTCTGGGCAGGTAGGAGGGACTCAGGGGACCCTTATCTCCCAGCCCCTGGGGCACCCCTTCTTGCCCTCAGCCCAGAAATGGGGGGTAGATAGGAGCAAGGACGGATAGGGGCCACCTTGGGACCCACTGTCTGCCCCCTCATTCCAGTGCCTCACATAAAGTGGCTGTGCCCGTCGTCTCCCGGGTGTGGGGGGAAGGGCTGTGGGTGAGGCGCAGTGAGTGGGTGCACCCGGGGCTGGAATGGACGCGCAAGTGTGGCGCCTCTTCCCCACACTGTCCCAGCCAGGGTGGCCCACCCACTCCTGCTGCTGCGCCAGCTGGAGCGGGGGACCCAGGAGCCTAAGGGTCTGCCTGACGTTCCCCACCTGACCTAACCTGGTTTCTCGTCCAGCCCAGTCCCCCAGAAGTCCTACAGGTTTTCCACCGTCCATTTGGGCCAAGGCCCTCCCCCCAAGCTGCTTGTGGCTGACCCCCTTTAGCCCCCAAAATCAAGTTCCAGCTTTCACTCTACCCGAGTCGTCAGAAGGCATTTCCCTAAAGAATATTCATTTAATACATTTGAGACATCATCTATACAAAGTTAgcgttacttttaaaaattaggacCATAATATAAAACATAATATAAAACCGGGCCTCGGGGTGGCCGCTCATTTGGATGGGAGTGAGGCAGGCGTGGTGGGCCGGCTGTCACCAGAGCCTGGCCCACGGGGCAGGACACTGACTCGGAGGGAGGGCCGGGTAGGGCTCGGAGGGGCAGGGCCTGTTGCTGACAACACGTCCAGCTGTCTCCTTGCTCCTCTGCCCCGGACCACAGCCAGAGCCTCTCCGTAATGTCTAGTCTGGAGCATTATGGGCAGGCTCACCAGGCCGCTGATGAGCTCCGTGCTGTAGGGCAGAGAGGGGAGAACAGGAAGGGTGGCCTGGCTGAGGCCGGGGTGGGAACCTAGTGGGAACCCCGGCCATGTCCTGGGTGAGGCATGCTCACAGTAATGGTGGGGAGAGATCGGCGCCAGCAGAGGCTGCGGTGGGCGATGGGCAGCGGCCCGAGGCCTCGGTGAAAAGCCCATCCCCAGGAGCTGGTCCCGACAGCATGGGAGGAAGGGAGCGGTCAGAGTCGGGGCCCCAAGCTGCGGAGCAGCATGTGCTCGGAGCGTCTCCCAGCCTGGGCCAGGGCACACAGGCCTGAGGAAGGGGCCTCACTGCCCCCAGGAACCTGCCTTTATGGCCAACTCTGCAGAGTCAGCCCCCCTGGTGCAGGGGGCCGGGGTGGGGTATCTAGACAGGCAGCCCGCCCAGGCAGGGTCCCCACAGAGGCAGCGCCTCATGGAGCCGCTGCGCCCGTCCCTGCCGGGCGGTGGTCTGGTCAGTGTAGCACCTGGTCCAGCTCATACTTCTCGCAGAAGTGGCCGGTGAAGGGGAAGCAGGTGAGGTGCTCAATCCAGGGCCAGTTGATGGGGTACACGTACAGCCAGATGACCAGCGAGGCGAAGAGGCCGGTGAAGACCAGCAGTGACACCAGGATGAGGGCACGCTTGCGGTACATGTCGCTGGTGCCAAAGGTGATGTAGGGCAGGAAGGCGAAGGCCAGCAGCAGGCCGCTGAGGAAGCCAAAGATGTGGGCGATGTTGTCGATCCAGGGCAGGAGGCCGCAGACGAACAGGAAGAGCACGATGGCCGAGAGGTTGAGgaaggccttccagggccgctctAGCAGCTGCCAGCTCTGGATGAGCTCCACGAAGAGGCACGCCAGGAGGCCGAACTGCGAGCCGGCCGGGCCCACCTGGGTCACCAGAGCCGGGGGGGGGTCACTTCCAGGTGCCACGTGGGCAGCTGGGGCAGGGAGCCCCAGGACCTGAGCTGTCCTACTGATGAGCTCCTCCCAGGGGTGGGGACCTGGGAGGAGGCTGGAGCTGCTGGACCCAAGCTGGGCGTGTTCCACCCAGGGCTTCTGCCAACACCGAGCCCCTAACATGTGCCCGGCATATGCCCAGTACAATAATCTGGACAGGCCTGCTCCAGGCAGCAAGCAGTGGGGAGGGAAGACACTGAATAAGCCAACAGCATTAGGGTGAACCGatcaaaaaatgtcatttttgtgGGTCAAGAGTGGTTGCACATTGGCAAATCCATCCACGTCAATCCATGGGTAGGTGACATGCCAGCATGTGGGCAGTCATGGTcatgaagagaaatgaaacagaGAAGAGTAAGAGTAAGAGTAGGGGATGGGGTCTGGGAAGGTCTTTCTGGAGGTGACATCTGGGTGTGACTCAGGGGCAGTGGTGCTCCCCCGATCCACCCCCCGGGGATTAAGGGATCGGCCGATAAGCCCCCAGCTTAACTGTCCAGCCGCTGAGCCCGGCATGGGAGGGGCCATGCGGCCCTCTGGCAGacctggcaggaggggtgggatgcCGCAGAACCAGCCCACCCTGCCCATGCCCTGAGTCCCTACCTCTGCCCGATACGGGAGGAAGATGGCACTAGCGAGATTGCCGGTGATGCCGCTTAGGACGAAGATGATGGCAATGCGGTGCCAGCCAGCCAGCTTCTCCAGGTCCCTCAGGATGGTCATTTGGAAGACCACAGAAACGAGGCAGTGGACCACGCTGGCAGGGGACACACCAGGCATTGGCCTTCCCATGCCTACCCGTGGCCACCAGCTAGGCACTTCAGGAGCCGTGGAGTCTGGCAGGTTGTGCTGGCTGTGCCCTGGCCTAGGAGCCCATCCTCCCTGGGTTCAGGTGGGCAGCCCCCACagtggcctggggtgggggggcaggaggAGCCTCTTACCCAGCGTGGAGGAACAGAGACAGCCAGAGCCTGTAGAACTGATCTGGGACCTCGGGGTTGAGGAAGGGTAGCAGCCCACACACCTTGTCCAAGCAGTGCACCTGGGGGCAAGCGCATGGTGGTCAGTGCCCAGAACCTGGCTGGGTGGGAGGCCCCAGTGTGAGGGGCAAAGCCAGGTATCTGCTGCAGAGGAGAATACATGAGGCCAGCTCCAGCAGGCTGCCATGCCCGGCTCCTGCCAGGCCCCGCCTCACCTGGGAACAGAGTGTCGCCTCTTCATGGAAGTAGCCATGCATGAACTCGCAGTATTCCCGAGTGGTGATCTCGCAGCTGCAGGGATGGGAGGCAAGGGGACACTCTCACCCGGTGCCCAATGCCTCGCCACAGCAGGCATGGCTGGCAGAAAAGGGGTGCCCCCTACAGGGACTCCGGCTGTGAGGCAAGCTCCCTTTCATCCTAGTCACACCGCCGTGACCCCATGCTTGGGGAGGGAGGACAGCAGCCGCAGAGGCggatggtggaggaggagccggGAAGCCCAGGGAGCACGCTGCCTGGCTCACCTGCCCTTGGTGCCAATGCAGCATGGGCGGCCCCTGATCTGGCAGTCCACGTGCAGGAAGCCTGTGTGGTTACTCCTGGGCTGCTCTGTGCAGATCTGTGGGAGGGGCACCGACAGGAGGATGGGCCTGTGCGGCAACAGGGGCCCCTTCCCTGCCCTTCCCAGACCACTCCCCGTCCTGGACACTCACAGGCCACTTGGTGATGTCATCAGGCCAGATGTGAGCGCCGCTGGAGGCTGGCTCCTCACAGGTTctggaggcagaggtcagaggggTTAAGATGAGGAGCTGTGGCACCCCAACTGCCACCATCCCTGGGGTGGCACAAACAACCTGATACTCAACCCCATCTTCTGAGCCCAGCTCCAGGTCACCCTGGGACTGCACCTGGGGTCCTGGTGGCACACAGCCCCCGAAGTCCGCTTCTGGCCCACATCAGACTTGTCCATGGGGGGCCCCGTATCATCCTGCCACTTGACAAAAGTGGCCAAGGTCTCCTGGAGGAAGGAAATGGGCTGGTCACGGCTAGAACAAGGTCATCAGTGCGGGCAGGGGACCCTCCAAGACAAGGCCCTTACCCCTGTGCCCCTGGGCTCAAGTCCATCCCccagacccccacccccagctaacACTCCTGAGACCTGCCTTCCACTtctctggggctggggaggttgGTACCCTTGCTCTGTGGGCCGAGGACAGGGGTGTGGGAGGCTGGGAGGGCAAAGGAAGGGGGCAGGGAACAAGGTCATACCGGTGAAGgaccccctcccccaagtgcaaGTGGGGACGGGGACGGAGCCGGGGCCAGAGTGGGCCTGGCAGGCTTGGAGGGCCTGGGGTTCGCGGCGGCTCCTGACCCACCGAGCAGTCCTTCCGCAGGGTCTGGATGCAGCCCGAGTGGTCGTTCTGGACGCAGCAGCCCGAGTCCCTCTCCAGGTGCCGCTCCCGCAGCACCAGCTGCTCGATCTGCCGGTCCTTCCGGATGCAGGGTGAGAACTTAGCTCCCAAGTGAATCAAGTCAATCTGGAGGGAGAGCAAGTAAGCTCAGGCACCGACCTGGCCGCTCTGTTGAGGGTCTCCCCTCAGGGTCCCCCGATGGGGGGGCTATGGGGCAAGccacccacacccctccctgcccagctggGGATGACAGGGCCCAGAGACTCCCTGCTGAGATGCTGTCCCCGGACTGGGCCCCTCACCGAGCTGGGGCCGATCCAGAAGTTCTCCTGCTGGATATACTTCACACTCTCATACACACCTTTGTTCCTGAGCACCTGATgcagaggtggggggaggggagtcaGGGGCTTCCCCGTCCTAGGGTAGGGCCCCCAGGAAGGGCTGAGGGGCAAAGCGAAAGGTGACCCACAGCATCTTTCTGCTTGGGCTACATTGTTGccatgggagggacttggtggcCCATGACACTGAGGCCTCCCCAGGGTGGAGCCCCCCTTCCCTAGCCCAACTCACCAGCTGGGTGGTGACGTGCTGGGCAAAGCCCACCGGTGCAATACCATACGTGCAAATCACTAGCAATGTGACGATGATGTGGACGAAGGTCAGCCAGTAGGTGAAGTAGGGTCTGCGGACAGAGGCCTCAGGTCAGCAGAGCCAGACCCACTTCCTGACCCTTGGCCCATGGAGCCCAGCCACCACCAGTTCTCACCTGCTCCTTACCCTCCACTCTACTTCCTAGCAACTCATCCTTCACCACGGTGACTCTTAAAATGCACCCCAGCTTAACTCTCTTTCCCAGCCTAAAACCCTTCAATGTCTTCTTGCTGACCCAGGGATAAAGTCTAACATCAGCCCCTCCTGCTGGCTGAAAGGCCTTCCTGtgcctgcccacctccccagcctcttcctcctcctcctagaACAAACCATGCTGCCTaaagccccagggcctttgcacaggagGCTCCTTTTGCCAGAGATGCTCTTGGCCTCTCTCGACCCAGCTAACTCCTGCTCACCCCAACTGCACCATCCCCATGCTCTGCCCTTCTCCGGGACACTCACTCCTAATACTTCATTTTTTCTAACTCTAGGTATCATGTCTATCGGGTCACTGCCAACTGGCACTGCGTGTGAATCAGCCCAACCCTCTGGCTTCCCCCAAGGTCCTTCTGCACATTCCCCCAGTCCCCTCACTTACAGCCACAGCTTCTAACTGTCCCTCTgatccctgccctgccctcacgACTCCATTCTGCTGGAGCTCTGTTCCGGGGCCTGTGAGGTGGCCCTCAGTAAACGCGCTGACTACTCTCTCGGAGCCAGGATGACGATGCAGGCCAAGAATGGGCGATGAAGAGGCAGTAAGCACCCAGGGAGCCTCCCAGGTAACGTGCGTGCCCGAAGGGCGGCTCTGAGGACGTgtccctgctctcctgacccacAGGGAGGTGCTCACCACTCGCCTGCTAGTACAGGGCTGCTTCTGGAGAAGGCCCAGGGAATGGGGAACCTCCAGACCCTCTTGGGAGGCTCGGAGcccctcttccttctgcctgcagCAGAGGCTCCCCCGACCACACCCCTCGTCTGGCAGTGCCCTCATGCCCGCTCACCGGTGGCTGTCAAAGCTCTCGAGCTGGCGCTGCACGGCACTGCTGATGCTGTGGCGGTAGCTGCGGTTGAGCCAGTTGCCCACCACGCCCAGGCCATAGTGCCGCTTCTTCCGGTCGAAGGCAAAGTGCTTCACCGTGGAGGCGATGCGCTTGCCACGCCTGGACACAGGGGCCGGGGCTCGGCCATATTCCTTCCTGGTGGGGACAGCAGTTCTCAGCCTGACGCCCCCTCCCATACACCCCGAAGGGCTCTGGGAAACTTGCGGACTGGAAGTCCTTTCCCcactgtgctgcctccctccaccTGGAGGACTGCCCAGAACTCACGGAGGGATCTGCACCCCCTCTGGGGAGACTGGGGAGGCTGAGTGTGGGATCCCCCGGAAGCAGCTGGCAGAGAGTGGGGGGGACTCAAACACATCATCGGGCATGGAGCTCATTTcttcctggggtgggggtgcagtgGGGGACACAGAAAGAGACCGTGTGAGGAGTCGAGGGCCGCTCAATCCAAGGCAGAGCAAGGCCAGACAGGCTCTTTGGGAGGCAAGGGCCTGTTAGCCTTGACAGTGACTTTCCCGGCTGGCACCTGCCCACCAGGTCCTCGCTTTGCTTGTCAGAAAGACGGGGACCCAGGAACTGCACAGGCTGCACACCCCCTCCCACCCATGGGCCTTTGGATCTCTTAGGGGCTCCTGGCAGAATGTGCCTGAGGCCAGGTTACCTCTCCTAGCCCCCAGGCCACCTGAACGCCAACCCCAGGGACCCACGCCCCGTGCTTGCCTTACTAAAAAATGAGGAGTCAAATGTGTCTGCCCCGTCAACTGcatcctcctccaggaagctgggGTAGGCAAAGCTGCGCTTGACCACCCGGCACCGCTGTCCTGTGACATCCAGCACTGAGCGCCCCTGTGACAGGGCAGAGGCAGGCACATCAGGCCCAGGCCAGGCTCCCCTGCCCTGCAGAATCACCAGCCCACCCTCCCTGGGCAGCGTGGGGATGGACCCTGCCCACAGCATGGAGCGTCTGGGAGAGGAGGCCAGGAACACGGCACCAGCTCTTCCATAGCCCCGAACACATCACTCTCTCTACGCTCTGCTCTTACCTTCTCTCTCTGGCGACCTCCCACCCTCTGGCTTGGGCAGCTAGTACCCCACCACTCGTTCTACACCCACACTCCCAAGGCTCAGACCATCCCCCCAAGTCCTGGCTTCTTGGCATGCAGACTAGGCCCCCACCCACCTTTTCGACCCCATCTCCTGGGACTCCTCTTGTAACCACCTCTAAAACCACATCAAACCACCTGCTGCTCCCCCAAAGTGCCACACCCCCTCCTACCTCCAAGCCTTTGCATAAGCCATTCCCTTTCTGAGAAtgctgttccttccttcctttccttatttttctggGCTCAGCTCAAGCACCTTCCCTGATATCAGCCCCTCTCCTGGGCGAGATGTGTAGCACCTCCTCTGAGTGGCCCAGCTCTTATCACACTAAATGGAGACATTTGCCCGCACCTAGGCTGGGGGCTCTACCAGGGCAGGGACCTTGCGCATTTCACTTGGTGGTCCCTGTGCCCAGCACATAATAGAGGCTCCGCAAATAGGTGAACGAGTGGTGACTGCACATTTCACTTCCTACTTCCCAGCGTCTGTGTCAGTACAGAAGCCAGCTTCCCAAACTAGACAGAAGTGAGGCTAGAAGGATGTGGGATAGGCTCAGGGGTCCCTTTGCCCTGGGATCCTGGTGCACTCACTGCCCTCAGCACAGAGGAGCCCCCTGGGGGATGCTTTGGGAAGAGGAGGCTGGGCAGAGACAGGGGGCACGCTGTGGGGGAGGCATCTTCACCTTGAGGAGGGCGGCAGCAGCTTGAAAGCTCATGTGGGCCACAGACATCCTCTTGCGGCGGGGCAGGTGGGAATAGCCAGAGCGGACGCTGGTGAAGGAGGTGAGGGACAGGACCCCCGGGGTCAGCGGTGGGTGTGGGGCGTGGGGCCGGTCCACCTCGTCCGGGTGGCGGAACGCTCGTCCCCGGGCCAGCGGATCCACAATCTGGACGGAGTGAGGCGGTGAGCAGAGCCCATGGGGCCCCGGGCCGTCGCCCGCCCCTCACCCCCAAGGGAGCCCACCTTGGGCATCTTGCAGGGCTTCGGAGACTCAGCGCCCTGAAAGGAGGGCGCCTCCTGGCTGGGGAGCTCCAGGTCCCTCTGGCACGAGGCCTTGAGCCGGCCGTAGCGTGCGCTGCAGTGGTACAGACTCCTGCGCTGCCAGTGCTGCCGCTTTGCCTCCCAGTCGCCACTGACCCCGAACCACTGTGCCGCGCCCCTGCCGTAGGGATGGAGGGGCACTGGCACGACTGCGAATGGGACCGTGGCACGTGCGTGTGCAGGGGTGGCGTGAGGTGATGGGACAGGGGTGCGTGCAGGGGAGGGACGGGTCTGCTTCCCCTCGAGCCCTGGTCCCATACCCAGTGACCAGATGAGCAGAGACGGAGCAAAGAGCAGATGGTGAGCTAGGCTGGGAAGGCCCCTGGGAGCCGCTCGGAGGGGCAGTGGTCCACCCCAGCTCCTTGAGGCCCGTCAGCCTCCACAGTGTGACTTTCCACAAGGCACAGACCCCCTCGGGCCTGTTTCCCCGCCTGCAACATGGTGTTAGTGTCACGTTCCACCCCTGCAGGGAGATGCTGCTCATTAATGCCTGCCTACTCACTCGAGAAAGAGGACACGGGGACCCAGCCAGTGTTCAGGTGCCGAGAATCCACagggtgggggggcgggggggctgCTCACTTGCGGATGCTCTGGGACAGGGAGGCTTGGCGGCGGAAGCCAGGGCGCTTCTCCGAGCTGCCCTCCTGCCATCGTCCCCGTGGCTCCTGGAGGCTGACGCTCTTCAAGTAGGCCGGATTCCTGGGCCTCTGTGGGAGGCGGGCAGGGGGCAGGCTGTGACCTCCTGGGCTCACTCTTTGCTCCCACTGTGAAAACCCTGAGCAAGCAAACCTCAACCCTAATTTACAGCCCGAGCTGCTTTCATTCCAAATGTAAAACCACCATTTTCTAATGATTCCAGCCAATCCTGGCACGAATTTCCCTAGCTCCCTACCCAGTGCCCCCTCAGGAGCCATGCCAGCTCCCATTTTTGTGTATCGGGATGGGTGGGTGGTACCAACACAGCTTCCCTTCATGCCCAGGAAG
The sequence above is a segment of the Manis pentadactyla isolate mManPen7 chromosome 4, mManPen7.hap1, whole genome shotgun sequence genome. Coding sequences within it:
- the RHBDF2 gene encoding inactive rhomboid protein 2 isoform X1, with protein sequence MASADKNGESVSSVSSSRLQSRKPPNLSITIPPPETSAPGEQASLLPQRPRNPAYLKSVSLQEPRGRWQEGSSEKRPGFRRQASLSQSIRKGAAQWFGVSGDWEAKRQHWQRRSLYHCSARYGRLKASCQRDLELPSQEAPSFQGAESPKPCKMPKIVDPLARGRAFRHPDEVDRPHAPHPPLTPGVLSLTSFTSVRSGYSHLPRRKRMSVAHMSFQAAAALLKGRSVLDVTGQRCRVVKRSFAYPSFLEEDAVDGADTFDSSFFSKEEMSSMPDDVFESPPLSASCFRGIPHSASPVSPEGVQIPPKEYGRAPAPVSRRGKRIASTVKHFAFDRKKRHYGLGVVGNWLNRSYRHSISSAVQRQLESFDSHRPYFTYWLTFVHIIVTLLVICTYGIAPVGFAQHVTTQLVLRNKGVYESVKYIQQENFWIGPSSIDLIHLGAKFSPCIRKDRQIEQLVLRERHLERDSGCCVQNDHSGCIQTLRKDCSETLATFVKWQDDTGPPMDKSDVGQKRTSGAVCHQDPRCSPRVTWSWAQKMGLSIRTCEEPASSGAHIWPDDITKWPICTEQPRSNHTGFLHVDCQIRGRPCCIGTKGSCEITTREYCEFMHGYFHEEATLCSQVHCLDKVCGLLPFLNPEVPDQFYRLWLSLFLHAGVVHCLVSVVFQMTILRDLEKLAGWHRIAIIFVLSGITGNLASAIFLPYRAEVGPAGSQFGLLACLFVELIQSWQLLERPWKAFLNLSAIVLFLFVCGLLPWIDNIAHIFGFLSGLLLAFAFLPYITFGTSDMYRKRALILVSLLVFTGLFASLVIWLYVYPINWPWIEHLTCFPFTGHFCEKYELDQVLH
- the RHBDF2 gene encoding inactive rhomboid protein 2 isoform X2 produces the protein MASADKNGESVSSVSSSRLQSRKPPNLSITIPPPETSAPGEQASLLPQRPRNPAYLKSVSLQEPRGRWQEGSSEKRPGFRRQASLSQSIRKGAAQWFGVSGDWEAKRQHWQRRSLYHCSARYGRLKASCQRDLELPSQEAPSFQGAESPKPCKMPKIVDPLARGRAFRHPDEVDRPHAPHPPLTPGVLSLTSFTSVRSGYSHLPRRKRMSVAHMSFQAAAALLKGRSVLDVTGQRCRVVKRSFAYPSFLEEDAVDGADTFDSSFFSKEEMSSMPDDVFESPPLSASCFRGIPHSASPVSPEGVQIPPKEYGRAPAPVSRRGKRIASTVKHFAFDRKKRHYGLGVVGNWLNRSYRHSISSAVQRQLESFDSHRPYFTYWLTFVHIIVTLLVICTYGIAPVGFAQHVTTQLVLRNKGVYESVKYIQQENFWIGPSSIDLIHLGAKFSPCIRKDRQIEQLVLRERHLERDSGCCVQNDHSGCIQTLRKDCSETLATFVKWQDDTGPPMDKSDVGQKRTSGAVCHQDPRTCEEPASSGAHIWPDDITKWPICTEQPRSNHTGFLHVDCQIRGRPCCIGTKGSCEITTREYCEFMHGYFHEEATLCSQVHCLDKVCGLLPFLNPEVPDQFYRLWLSLFLHAGVVHCLVSVVFQMTILRDLEKLAGWHRIAIIFVLSGITGNLASAIFLPYRAEVGPAGSQFGLLACLFVELIQSWQLLERPWKAFLNLSAIVLFLFVCGLLPWIDNIAHIFGFLSGLLLAFAFLPYITFGTSDMYRKRALILVSLLVFTGLFASLVIWLYVYPINWPWIEHLTCFPFTGHFCEKYELDQVLH